In Dama dama isolate Ldn47 chromosome 9, ASM3311817v1, whole genome shotgun sequence, the following proteins share a genomic window:
- the SPC24 gene encoding kinetochore protein Spc24 isoform X1, which produces MAAFRDMEEVSQGLLSLLGANRAEAQQRRLLGRHEQMVERLLETQDGAEKWLREILTAEKEVAQSLLDAKEQAHQGGVELRQLEAELQRASEEDARLKANLLQLTRELEELKEIEADLDRQEKEVDEDTTVTIPSAVYVAQLYRRISKIEWDYECEPGMIKGIHHGPSVAQPIHLDSTQLSKKFISDYLWNLVDTEW; this is translated from the exons ATGGCGGCCTTCCGCGACATGGAGGAGGTGAGCCAGGGGCTGCTGAGCCTGCTGGGTGCCAATCGCGCGGAGGCGCAGCAGCGGCGGCTGCTGGGGCGCCACGAGCAGATGGTGGAGCGGCTGCTGGAGACGCAAGACGGCGCCGAGAAGTGGCTGCGAG AGATCCTCACTGCAGAGAAGGAGGTGGCCCAGAGCCTCCTGGATGCAAAGGAGCAGGCACACCAGGGTGGTGTCGAGCTGCGGCAGCTTGAAGCTGAGCTTCAGAGGGCCAGCGAGGAGGACGCCCGTCTGAAGGCCAACCTCCT TCAGCTCACAAGAGAACTGGAGGAGCTCAAGGAGATTGAGGCGGATCTCGACAGACAAGAGAAGGAAGTCGACGAGGACACGACAGTCACCATCCCTTCAGCTGT GTATGTGGCTCAACTTTATCGCCGAATTAGTAAAATCGAGTGGGATTATGAATGTGAGCCTGGGATGATCAAAGGCA TCCACCACGGCCCCAGCGTTGCCCAGCCCATCCACCTGGACAGCACCCAGCTCTCTAAGAAGTTCATCAGCGACTATCTCTGGAATCTGGTGGACACAGAGTGGTAG
- the SPC24 gene encoding kinetochore protein Spc24 isoform X2 gives MAAFRDMEEVSQGLLSLLGANRAEAQQRRLLGRHEQMVERLLETQDGAEKWLREILTAEKEVAQSLLDAKEQAHQGGVELRQLEAELQRASEEDARLKANLLQLTRELEELKEIEADLDRQEKEVDEDTTVTIPSAV, from the exons ATGGCGGCCTTCCGCGACATGGAGGAGGTGAGCCAGGGGCTGCTGAGCCTGCTGGGTGCCAATCGCGCGGAGGCGCAGCAGCGGCGGCTGCTGGGGCGCCACGAGCAGATGGTGGAGCGGCTGCTGGAGACGCAAGACGGCGCCGAGAAGTGGCTGCGAG AGATCCTCACTGCAGAGAAGGAGGTGGCCCAGAGCCTCCTGGATGCAAAGGAGCAGGCACACCAGGGTGGTGTCGAGCTGCGGCAGCTTGAAGCTGAGCTTCAGAGGGCCAGCGAGGAGGACGCCCGTCTGAAGGCCAACCTCCT TCAGCTCACAAGAGAACTGGAGGAGCTCAAGGAGATTGAGGCGGATCTCGACAGACAAGAGAAGGAAGTCGACGAGGACACGACAGTCACCATCCCTTCAGCTGTGTAG